The Thermodesulfatator atlanticus DSM 21156 genome has a window encoding:
- a CDS encoding IS3 family transposase: MKKRQFSPEEKLAIVLEGLKGQKSVADICREHQISQSVFYRWRDKFLEGGKNALAYGAPSQKEAHLRAEIEKLERIIGKQAIQIEVLKKTE; encoded by the coding sequence ATGAAAAAGCGTCAGTTTTCCCCAGAAGAAAAATTAGCCATAGTTCTAGAAGGCCTAAAAGGCCAAAAGTCCGTAGCTGATATCTGCAGGGAACATCAAATATCCCAGTCGGTGTTTTACCGCTGGCGAGACAAGTTCCTGGAAGGTGGTAAGAATGCCTTGGCTTATGGGGCTCCTTCTCAAAAAGAAGCACACCTCAGGGCTGAGATCGAGAAACTCGAAAGGATAATAGGCAAGCAGGCTATTCAGATTGAGGTTTTAAAAAAAACCGAAGA